AATCCACCCCTGTGCCAAACCCAAGAATACCAAGATAATTTCTAACGTGAGACAGATGTAGTATAACTGAGAATCGTAAGAGTTATGTAATCAATTATCGAATTTTATATAATGTGCTGAAAATTTTATTTGGTACAAATAATTTAATAGTAAAATGTTAAGCACACATTATTTTGTTATGGAATCTACTACAACCCAACTTATATTATTATTCAacccttaataataataaattgtcCAACACTTAACTAAGAAGCTAATATTTCAATCTACACTCACACAATCTAATTAACCATGACAAATAACCTCTATTAAAACCTAACTTATCTAGCAACATTAAGACTcttaaaatataaacaaatacgGAGTAACTCCTAATACTTGCAATTAATTACATAAACATAAAGTGTAAATATTAGTACTCCGTAGTATTTAGTAACATAAACCTAACTCTATTCAAGTAAGTAAAGACTGTATATGTTACTAGTCTAACTTAACGTTATTCTTAAATGTTGGGGTTAAGTTCACAACACGATTAATGGATAAACATGTAACATATTACGTacttaataaattgattaattttATGCCGGATTAAATAAAACCCAATTCAGAACCTCTCTTGATTAAATTAGCAGCTCAATAGAACATAGAACAtccataatttaaaaaaaaaaaataacatagaAAAATGAAGAGTGTAAGTCATGTACTATTATGCATATCGTTCATAACATTAGCAACAATATGGTTTATTGAAGCAAACCCTTTATTCAAAGGTACTCAGTTTCATATCATATTCGAGAATTGGATGTCCGGCGAAATGCTTAAGTTCCATTGTGTTTCCGAGACCCAAGAACAAGATTTCCGCAACCAAGTTAACATATATGGTAGCTATAAATGGGATTTTAGGACTCGGTTGCTTGTAGAAACAAACTATACTTGTGACTTTTATCAGACAAATGGTCATATTAGGTTTCTTGCGTTCATTGAGGGTGCGGATTTTGTCGACAATGGTTGTGGTGGTCGACATTGTTTCTGGAATGCTACTTATGATGGAATTTACTTGTATCATATTCAAAAACGACAATTCTTTCTTAAGGCGAAATGGGGGCCTCGAGTTTAAACTGTATGCGAGACTTACTGTGATGATAATGATAACATATACGAGTAATATTAGTAGGATACCTTTTTTTACggctgacaaaaaaaaaaaaaaaaaaaaaaaaaaaaaaaaaaacctcaaaTATTAATGAGTATTGGTATTAGTCTCTTTGTGAGATCTTACTAgcctttttttttcggttttcagTATTAAGCTGTTGTGCCACTTATTTCATTCGGTGGACGTCTATTAGACTATTACCGCATGCAATAACAAATATATCAGTGTTTtactaatttttattattttggTATTATTTAGACTCATCTAAGACTCAATTTAGGTCTCGTTTGGTTGTTCTCTCAAAAATGGGTGAAttggaaaatcccatgatttgGAAAAATGAGGGATGTTTGATTACCCCAAATCATGGGATTTTCTTTTTCCCATGAATTCCCaactcctccataatggaggagttTAATTACCTAGCCTTCTCTAGGTAATTGGAAACTCTTGTGTCAATTTAATTCCAGGATGTCAACCAAACGAGTTTTGGGCAATTCACATGAGTTGGCCAATTCACGTGTTTTGTAAAATCATGGGATATTAATTCCCGTATGGCAACCAAACGAGACCTTAGATTTTATATATTATCCGTCAAATTCATCTCAGACTCTATTTTTTCATTACACCTAAGAAAATGTAGAGACTTCCTTTGACAATTGTGTCAAGGCCCTATAAAAGTCTTAAGTTGGAGTCTTGAATTTCTAAGACTTAACTTAAAACTTTGTCAAGACTATGATAGATTATTGGAGGTATTGAGTGAGTCTTTTCATAACTCACCAATAATCATATCCTTATTTGTTAATGGAAAAAGGGCTTTAGTAATGAAAATAGGTTGGAGATGTAAATCTTGGTATTGATCGATTATGAACTTTTTTTTAGTTTGATAATAGTGGTAGTTATTATAAGTTAACCAGTGTATTTTAATTGGATGAAGAGGGTTCATACCTGATTGATTATTCTGAATTCATAGATTTTCAACTGTGGTTCGAGTGAGGTTATTTGGGTTATTTAGGTGAGGTCGGGTCATATCAGCTCATGACTATATCTCGATCGAATTCAAGTCATTTACAAGTCATCAGGTTAGTAAGATCAATTCTTAGCTCAGGTGAGGGTTGGATCGGGTTCGAGTAGCTACTGGGTTGGGCCATTCAAATAGATTTGTCGGATTGGGCCGAGTCATTATCAAGTTCATTATTGGTCCAGTCATTATCGGTTCATGTCATTTCAATAATTTGTTGAGTCAAATCAGGTTTGGGTTAGATCTTGCCTAATTTGGCTCATTAATTCATTTTCAGGTCAATTTATTCCGATTATTTGAACAGTTCGAGTTTAGTTCTGGGCATTATTTAACGAAATTAGAAAGTTTGTTAATTTTAAATACATTTATAAAAACTGTTAGATCTTTATCGACTCtattttttaaacttttttttttgtttttctttttccgGATTATCTTATGGTCTTTATCACCTTGACTTCTCGTTAATATTGGTGTTACATTTCGAGACAATTAAGGGTTATCTTTCGGATCGGGGAAGCTTCTGGTCAATTTCAGGCCTATCTTTCTAAACGTGTCTCCCATCGAGTCAAGTCATGTTGGTTAAAGTCGAAACACATGTCATTCGACTTGGGTTGCGGGTTGACTTCAATTCGATGGAATATTTTCGGGTCCTGGCGAACGGATTTGATCGGGTTTGAGTCGAGTCGCTTATGTTAGCTCAGAGTTATCAATTAATATATGTCAAATAAGTAAAGAGGatataaatataatagttggatatcaaccatcaccttaagattTTGGTTGAGATTGTTCATCTATCATGATATCACAGCCTTTGTGAccaaaggtcacgggttcaaatcccgCCAGCCTTCAATATCTCACGAAGTGGAATTTCAGCATATGGTATGGGGGAGTCTGTGCACTAATCACTCTTCAAGCCCTATGGGTATTTGAGTGAGGGCGTAatagaatataaatataataattggGCCTGAACTATCACGTTAAAATTTTAGTTGAGATAATTCATCTATCAATAAGGTCCTATGATTCTCCCTaactaataaaagaaattaaaaattACTTCTAAAGATAACAAAATAGATTTTTTCACATGAATATAGTTTAAACCAATTATATATAAGGTATGTAATCAATTATCCAATTATATATAATGTGTTGGTTTTTGGtataaaaaatataaaagtaGTAAAATGCAAGCACGTATTATTTGTTATGAGATTCATCATAATCTAACTTGTATTATTATTCAAACAGTAACAATGATACAAttatttaactcttaattaagAAGTTAAGATTTTAATCTATACTTAGGGGGTGTTAGTAAACGGCGGATTGAgaaattttcagcatattcaaggcttttagcatgtttgacttatcaatctactattttgagtATTTGGTAAATGGCATATGAAAGAGTAGATTGGAGCTCAATCTATTGTTTTCCAATATGCTGCTCTACCCAGCATATTCAAATTAGTAGATCGTGAAATATGAATCTGTCAGCAACAATttacacatagatacaacaatctattaaccaaaATCTGTTAATCaccaaacacttctactaaatctgctaattgaaatatactagtcaaacctgttaattcaatctgtcatttataatctgctggACCAATCTGTTTCTGCTAATATcaatctgctaattaccaaacagggccttaATCTCGAGATACTAAGCACTACACTCAAACTatctaacaatgactaataacctcTATCTATTCAATTCATAGATTATACACCAAAGGTAGTACATCTGATTGTCTGCTTTCTgagttttataataaaattttcgagttttattttaaagaataTATGTGAGTttttactataaagtttttgAATTCGTTCACTCAATTATTAAACTAAAAAAATACAacattgctcaaaaactatacttaaaaatccaaaaactatACTTCTAAATTAAATTGAGTaagtctcctgagagacggtctctcaataagtttattgagagaccattttacaattttaagaaaaagtggtattAAAAGTAACAAagtaggtacaaatcatgattaaagataaaaagtaagtacaaatcatgattaaagataaaatgagtacatttattatataaataggtacgaaaatactatgtcacgatcaacaacaaaTGAGTAACGAAATATAAATAAAAGGGTTCGGAAgactggtctctcaataacttattgaaagACTATCTCTCCAAAGTTATTAATTTTATACCGGATTAAATAAAGACCCAATTCAGTGAAAAGGGATAAATATTGAATGGAAGGAGTAACAAATTACATATCTTAGAAACTTGATTGATTTTATCCAAATCCGATTGATTTTATGCCGGATTAATAAAAAACCCAATTCAGAAGAAAATCAACTAGGTACCACACCACCTCCTGATTTAGTACCAAAATACAGAAATCATCTAACCATATTTATATTGATTAGCACCTCAATCAAACATCCATAATTAATCAtcaaaaaacatacaaaaatgacAAATATAAGCCATGTATTGAAATGCATATTGTTCATAACATTAACAACAATATGCATTATTGAAGCATACCCTTTTTTCAAAGGTACTCAGTTTCATATCATATTCGAGAATTGGATGTCCGGCGAAATTCTCAAGTTCCATTGTGTTTCCGACTACCAACAACAAGATTTCAGCGACCAAGTTAACATATATGGTAGCTATAAATGGGCTTTCAAGACTCAGTTGTTTGGAGAAACAAACTACACTTGTGACTTTTACCGGTCGAATGGCCATATTAACTTTCTTGCATTTGTTGAGGATAAGGATTTTGTCGATAATGGTTGTGGTGGTCGACATTGTTTCTGGAATGCTACTAATGATGGTCTTTACTTGTATCATATTCATAAAAAGCAGTTCTTTCTTAAGGCGAAATGGGGGCCTCGAGTTTAAACTATATTTGAGCCCTTACTATGATAATGATAATAGATTCAAGTAATAATCtattaattaaatgataaacCTTATATATTAACGAGTATATTGATATTAGTCTCATTGTGCGAAATCTCAGTACACTTTACTAGCAGTTGCGCGTTAACTTCTCTTTCATTCCTTTAACATCGATTATCGCAAGAAATCAATAACCGATACCACAACTGTGACCGAACTTATTCCCAAGAAACACATTTCATAGATAGTAACTCGCGTAAACTTGTGAAGAAAATTTATTCTAACTCTGCGGAAATTTTAATTCAAACTCTGGAAATTTCAATTCCTACATCAACAAAGAAGTAGTTGATCTGAAAGAGTATAACCTGGGTCAGATTTACAAAAGAATCATCTCTTCAGATGCATGATTTCCAGACGATGCCGATAGTATACACATTGTAGATGGTTACCAAGAAAGCTTGGCCTCAAAGGTGGCTTATGCATTAATGCATTATGCTAATTCAAAATCAAGATAAAGCTCTTCATTAATAACGAGGGAACTTCCGAAAGCCATTTCTTATTAAGTAAGTCGGTATTATTAGTACTAGAGAGAACTGCTAAACAAAACCCTGCCTAAGAGAAAGCACCGCATCTAGATGTAGATGAATTATACTATTTAACGAAAACTCAAAACCAAGTAAAGGAGTATCTGCCGGAAAACTAATGTTCCCCTCAAAAGAATTAAGTCGGAAATTGCAAGGGCAAAACCCAAAGATAATGTGCTCAGGACGAGAGTGGTAAATTATCAATCCAGGTTCGCTATGACAGCATCAACGACTTCTTGCGTAGAACTGTTCCCACCAAGATCCTTTGTTCGGTATTTACCTTCTTCGATTACGCGTTTCACAGAAGTCTCCAACCGATCTGCAAAGGAAGGGAACTGCAGATGCCTCAACATCATGGCTGAGGAGAGGAGTAAAGCAACAGGGTTTGCTTTCTTCTCTTCCACCATTTCCTGTTTTCCAACATTTCCTGCAGATGCACCTTGCTCGAACACCGCATGATCAGCTCCTACATTACCTAAATATCACCCAAGATAACAAGTGTCAATGCTTAGATCAGTCTGAATGAATGTTAAAGGCTTAAACTCAGACAACAGCTCTAATAAGCTAAGACCTGATAAATGGACATTCGGGTTGGATAGAAACAATTAAGTTTCATAGTGACAACCAGGTCATTTTCGAGTGGCGGCCATGGTATTAAATATCGGTTTGAGAATCAAACTCGAAATCGATAATCGCTGCCTGATCTGTGCCTTTCCGCTATAAATGTGGTTGAAACCGGCTCAAAATACGGTTGCGGTAACTTTCAAAACCTTGATCAACTGGGTCACTTTCAATGTCGTGGACTCGTGGCCAATATTTAAAACAATCGTGCATATGCAAAGATATAGAATTAGAGTATTATACCTCCTGGCATGACGCCTGTCCCACCAGCAATACCAGCAGCTACATTAGAGACTAGATTACCATATAAGTTGGGAGTAACCTGTTAAACACACAAGAATCCTCATCAGCAACCTGTTAAACCCAAGTACAGTTTGTAATCTTCTCTTTGAGAATAAGACAAGTACCAATCAACAAACATAATTTGATTACTTAAGAGATTGAAAAAATAAGGCATGATAAGATCACTAGGAATAACCAGTCAAATCACCCTTGTTACCCCTGACATACATTTTGTCAGTGTCTCATAAGATGACCAAAAAAACAACAAAGCACTAAATAACTAACTCGTAACAATGAAGTTGAAGAGAAGTAGTAATCAAATTAGGATACTAACCATCACGTCAAACTGCTCAGGCTTTGCCACAAGCTGCATGCAACAGTTATCCACAATGATCTCATTGTACTCAATTCCAGGGTATTTTTTTGCAATCTCACGGCAAGATTCTAAGAAAAGTCCATCAGCAAGTTTCATGATGTTGGCTTTGTGAACAGCAGTAACTTTCTTTCTGTTATTCAGGTAGGCATATTCAAATGCATACTTTGCGATACGTTCAGAACAGAACTTTGTTATCACCTAGTCCAACAGAAAATAGTTTCAGGCTCcaatttttggaaaaaaaaatatacaGGGCAATAAAACAAAAACGACACCATATGTAAGAAACTGATGCGATTAAATTTCTAATTTAAAATAGGAACACATTATATCAGTCAAAGTTCAAGCCTTGAAAACTTAAAACAACTGATGTCATCTAGCAGAGACTTGTGGAAATTTGAGCGTGCTAAGTACATCAGGAAAGTTGTAAGAGCAACAATATACAAACaggctatgttactccgacacttcacttaactGCCTTGTCGCGTGTCAGACACGTGTCGGTGTCGGTGTCTGACACGTGTCGGTGTCGGACACGACACGACACGACAcgacacttcaatttagaccacaaaacAGGAAAATTCACCCCAAATAGCCGTGTCCGACACGCCGACACCTGTCGGCCATGACTCGTGTCGGCGTGTCGGAGTAACACAGCAAACAGGCCTATAGCACATAAAAAGGTAGATGGAGCTGGAGAACTAAAGCTACACGGTGGAATAAGCAGCTCAAAACAAAAAGTAGGCATTGACATTTCCACTGAATTTCTTCCTTTTTTATGATCAACTGATCAATCAATTCATTGGTGGGCTAATAAGCTCACACTTAATATTTTTCCCATTTAGTGCGAGTGATATGGGAGGAGAGATGCGTCAGGAATCAAGCAGTGCCCAGACATAAAGAACACTCATTTACACTCTTTACAAGCCAAAGAAAGGTGTTATCAGTCAACACTGAGCAAGATCAACCTTCGACTAACAACCACAAGTCCCCAACCACGTCTTCCTTGCCTCAACAAGGCCAATGAGAAGTCTAACATATGCAGAACCTTACCCCTTAGGTCCTCAAAAGCTAACATAACCTCGAAGAACCACAGGCCAAAACTACCATGTTTTACCAACAAAGTTTTCTTTTTTTCGAGAAAACAGAAGGATAAGAAAAGAGGCACAAGAAATATTTCAGCAATGAAATATTATAATGAGTCATGAGAGCTCAACGAATATCCAACCTCAGACAAAAGAGCCATAACTAACCACAACGTAAAAAAATGGAGTACTATCTAGTATCTACTCCCTCGGtcctcaattgtttacatttccatATTGGTGTCACTAGCAATTGTTTACCTTCACATTTTGATTATATTTTTGAGGTTTAGATTGATCATACACTTGCATAAATTCACAGAAGTGTATGTAATTTGTTCCCCCATATCTCGTGTTGTTCACACATCAAGCTTATCCCCTATTCGAGTTTGACATGCATGGTCGTTAACCTAACACTTCTCAACCGAGTATAATATTGCTGTTCCCACAAGAATCAACAACCAAGACAAGATTATTCAATGAGGCATCTAGATCACTAATGTATTAATAATACCACGCACTCTTGGTGACACTAAACCCAGCATCTACTTCACAAATACCATTACCTTCACCTGAACCTAAACAAACTTGACGATTTAATGCACGTCCACACGAAATTGGTGCCGTTAGATACTTAAATATGGCCATCTACACTAACTACCACATCGAAATCCGAGACCTCTGCTTCCACAAAATTCTCCACCGTATCCAAATTGTCAAACCGACTTAATCCATACTCCAGTGACAACTCACTTTAAAAAGAGTGATCATATTGAAAGAAATAAAGCCTAAACACATCATAGTGACAATGTGGTCTGAATCCTACAATTTTCAGCATTATCATCATTAATATCACACTGACTATTATCTAACCTAAGATTATGCTCGAAGTCACCTTCTTTCTCCTCTACTGACACCAAAATCATTCTCACCCCCTGAGCCCTGGCCAGAATCTGCTTCTCTTACGAAATAAGTTTTACTAGATCATCAAGATAGACAAGGAACTTAGCTTCAACCGCATTTACATTAATCCAGATAATTTTTTTCAGCACCCTTTACAACACCTGAAATCTTGCCAAATTGTTCATAATATTGAGTACTCTAATGGTCCCATCTTGTTGTCGAACAACACGATATTAACCGCCCTGCCAAACTGGTCAAACTAAATGGCTAATGAAAACACGCCTAATGTTATTAAACTGCCAACTTTTCCCACCACAGTCAATATGTATACCACAAATAACCACAACCAAGGTAGTACGGAATGTCAAAACAATTAAACAACCATTAAATGAATAAACTATTCTATCCctcaaaacaaacaacaatataAAATCAAATAAAGAAAGGATTGAGTCATAAGAGTCCTACTACAGTAACTACACTATATACCACTCTCATCCTAGGCAATTATTTCCTATTTCATCACATTTTAACAATTCTAACGTATAAGTTGACCCTCCATTTAGAACGAAAATACAATTCAGTCTAGTTGTCATCCTCCCGCCCCATCATTTGTTCACCTATTCCCAGCCAAGCTGAGCGTCtctatcatttgtttatctttataATCCAATGGGTAAATCAACCATCCCCGTGCTTAAAAATAAAATTCGGTTCACAATGATACATCAAACATACAATATACAAAAACGGTCCCTACCTCTCTCTCGAACTAAAGTAATGAGTAATGACCATGACTAATGAAGTAACAATTACGTTTTCGATTTTGTTTTCCATAGTACGGTATCCCAGTCATTTGTTTAAATTTTATTTAGGCAAGTAAAGTACTTTCCTGATTTTATATTTGAAAAGTATCTCCTCCCCTCCATCCCAATAAATCATTACTTCACATTTTCCATATTCAAGTGTCTCGGTCATTCATTTACCTCTCTATGATGTATTTCGCTTTTTTCTTCTTCGTGCTCCATCTTTATCCCAaaagcaaacgtaaacaattcatcaGGACGGATTGAGTATTCGAGTAAACAACAACCATCAAACAATACCAAACAAAATCCAACAACTAAATATCTTAAAACACTCAACAACACCAGGAATTATTTACGTTTTCTATACTCGGCCTCGTTCTTTGTTCTATaagcaaacgtaaacaattcaatgtGACAAGAAAGAAACAAAATCCAACAATTAAATATCTTGACAGACTTAACAACACCAAGAACTGTTTACGTTTCCAAAAAGCACTTCATCTCTACCCGGCCTCGTTCTTTGTTCCAAaaagcaaacgtaaacaattcaacaAGACGGAAACAAACAAAGAAACAAAAACCATACCTTAAGAGACTCAACAACACCAGGAACAACCTCATGCTCCAACCCAGAATACTCACCTTCAGTATTCTCCCTAATAACAACAATATCAACATTCTCATGGCGTGTAGGCAATCCTTCCAAATTAAAACAATGAACAAGCGAAGCATACAAATCAAGTTCCCTCCTCAATTGCATATTCAACGAACTAACACCACCACCAACCGGCGTCATCAATCCACCCTTAATACAAACCTTATTCTTCCGTATCGATTCGATAAGCGATTCCGGAATCATCTTCATATCACCATGAATATCATCGAATTTCTCGAAATACACCGGCGCGTGCATCGCGTCGAATACTTGCTCCACCGCGTTTGTTACCAGTGGTCCGATTCCGTCACCCGGAATTAGGGTTACTTGTCGTGGGGTTCCGTCTCCGGGTCGGGGCATGTAGGTTACGGATCGGGTTTGGGTTTGGTGTGGTTTGAGGAATTGGGTTTGGGTTCGGGTTTGGGTTAGGAGGCGGGTTAGGGTTGTGAGGGATTGTCTTCTCGCCATTTTTTggggaaattgaagatttttttgAGAGGTGGTGTGATTTTTAGGGAAGAAAGTTGGAGGCCATGAAAAGTGAGGAGAAAGGAGGGAAGAAGGGGAGTATGAGTTTGGGATGGGATGGTGGGATGGTGGGATGGGATGGGCCCGTTGTTATCTGACACATTCCGTTGGATTGCGGCTCTCGAATATTTTAACACGATAATTATTGTATAAGACTGTCTTATTAGGGTTAGGTTATGCCTGTAGATGTGGCAATCGAGTCATTTGGGTCGGTTACGGATCGGGTTGAAGCGGGTCGGGACATATCGGGTTCGGGATGTGTCGGGTTAGAAACAGGTCAGGTCGGTTACGGTTCAGGTCGGGTCAGTATCAGGTCAGATTATAAGCATATATTTTCTCTTTTGTATTTAGTTTTAGATgggtaattttatgtttaatcaacgTGTAGGCGTATTAATTATAattttaagtgaaaataattaaaattaatgTCAATCTGGTCTTATTTACACCATTATTAAGCTAATTCATTATCGGGTCTTCTATCGGGTTGAGTCAATATCAGATCACGGGTTGGGTTGGGTCGGGTCAGGTCGGGTTCGGGTTGGTAAAAATAAGGGTGTTATCGGTATCGGGTATACGAATAGAATGCGGAAGCGATAATTTCTGCCGAGTTAGACCTATAACCCAACAAGACGATcgaactcaagacctattgagcaCAATCAAGTAATTATCCAAAACACGTTTGAATAAAAACGAAGATAAATTGCTAATCAAGCAAAAGAAAACTGAAAGTTTTGATTAATTTCTGGAATGCCAATTGCAGTAATAACAAGGCTATAAATAGCCATCTTCTTGACCGATCATCCGTCAAGAGCAACGAAAGGTTTCTTACTAAATTggcttaattatgactattattCTAGCTAATTAAAGAACCCTTTATTGTAGCATTAACATAGCTAAATTACGATGGGAATAAAGAACTAAATGACAAAGACAATTTGTCATCACTATATTAATCTGTCGACGGTCCATCGCAAGCCAATAACGTCACGAAGCGAGTCCTCGACCAAAACAGGGCATCACCACAAAACAGAGTGTTGCTCGGGAGGATAACACTGTCATCACTGCCGCCATTGTTACCGTTGCCCGCATCATCCCCTCCCCCATTTtgaggaattgtcctcaattcgaCTAGACCATCATCGTCCAAATATGGGGACAAGTCACCCACATTAAAAGTGGCATGAACACCGCAATCGCCGGGCAACTCAACCTTATAAGCATTGTCATTAACACGGGAAAGGATTTTGAAAGGACCCTCGGCCCGAGGCATAAGTTTGTTTTTCCGTTTTCCGGGGAACCGTTCCTTCCGCAAGTGAACCCAAACCAAGTCACCTTCCTGAAAAACTCGAGGCCGACGGTGCTTATTAGCCTTGCGCTGGTAAGAGGCATTTATTTCCACAATACGATCCCGAACTTGCTGATGTAATTTCAGCATCGCCTTGAGCTTCGAATCGGCATCGTTATGGACAAGCTCACCTTTGGGTAAGGGAATCAGGTCAAGAGGCAAGTAAGGGTTTACTCCATAGACCAACTCAAATGGTGAATGACCCGTAGCATAAGTTGGGGAACGGTTGTAAGCGAATTCAGCATGGGCGAGTT
The Silene latifolia isolate original U9 population chromosome 11, ASM4854445v1, whole genome shotgun sequence genome window above contains:
- the LOC141611308 gene encoding isocitrate dehydrogenase [NAD] regulatory subunit 1, mitochondrial isoform X2 — encoded protein: MARRQSLTTLTRLLTQTRTQTQFLKPHQTQTRSVTYMPRPGDGTPRQVTLIPGDGIGPLVTNAVEQVFDAMHAPVYFEKFDDIHGDMKMIPESLIESIRKNKVCIKGGLMTPVGGGVSSLNMQLRRELDLYASLVHCFNLEGLPTRHENVDIVVIRENTEGEYSGLEHEVVPGVVESLKMEHEEEKSEIHHREVITKFCSERIAKYAFEYAYLNNRKKVTAVHKANIMKLADGLFLESCREIAKKYPGIEYNEIIVDNCCMQLVAKPEQFDVMVTPNLYGNLVSNVAAGIAGGTGVMPGGNVGADHAVFEQGASAGNVGKQEMVEEKKANPVALLLSSAMMLRHLQFPSFADRLETSVKRVIEEGKYRTKDLGGNSSTQEVVDAVIANLD
- the LOC141611308 gene encoding isocitrate dehydrogenase [NAD] regulatory subunit 1, mitochondrial isoform X1; this translates as MARRQSLTTLTRLLTQTRTQTQFLKPHQTQTRSVTYMPRPGDGTPRQVTLIPGDGIGPLVTNAVEQVFDAMHAPVYFEKFDDIHGDMKMIPESLIESIRKNKVCIKGGLMTPVGGGVSSLNMQLRRELDLYASLVHCFNLEGLPTRHENVDIVVIRENTEGEYSGLEHEVVPGVVESLKVITKFCSERIAKYAFEYAYLNNRKKVTAVHKANIMKLADGLFLESCREIAKKYPGIEYNEIIVDNCCMQLVAKPEQFDVMVTPNLYGNLVSNVAAGIAGGTGVMPGGNVGADHAVFEQGASAGNVGKQEMVEEKKANPVALLLSSAMMLRHLQFPSFADRLETSVKRVIEEGKYRTKDLGGNSSTQEVVDAVIANLD